tcccTACAATGTCCATCTGCCTCAGTCATGGTAATGCTCTGACTTCaccttaaaggccctgacacaccaagccgacagtcggccgtaggacagtttggggccgtcagtgAACGTCCATCGCCTGAGATTTTTCAGTGCGTCCCGCactgttggctctagtctgcccgtatTGGAGGCTTTTCGGACGATTCAGCATTTTGAATCGGTGGCAGCGGCGtccgtcagtgagagaaatcactctgattggcggttcagcttaaacgaatcaatgcgcaagaagagaaacagagagcaagcacagaaggctcttctcactTCTCATccgatcattccaatacacggatattttctcaacaacatctggaatgaagctaagtggtgagtgaaaGTGGTgagaaaatggtcggcaaatgtCACTTTGTTTcttgtacgtatcataacaacggcttgtatatccgcagtcctcaatcatccggtttccctttttgaatgacgaactaccccgacctgctggtgtggagagttatttcatctcaccaaggcgcagaacgtacgtggttgTTGGCTGTCGGCTGTAGACTTTGCGGTGTGCAACTTTTTGGaaaagacaaaggcgacgtgaggcgacgcaactggtggccttcgttgccgctagttctttgacgtcggcttggtgtgtctgggccttaagttCTTCAACTGTTATCTGGTGGCTGATTTGGATTCCACAACCTATAAACATGTGATTATCCAGTCTAATTtcccaaaaaaatgtcaaggtcctacagtactttttttttctcctttgcaAATGAACCTGAGCAGTGGAAatgcagtgtgtgtctgtgtgtgtgtgtgtttcagagcaaaacaaaacatcaatgCATATGGATTATAGGCCTTTTGGTCGTTATTTCAATTCATGGCTATTTATCAcacatcccccccccccgaaGAATCACTACATCGTTCCTGATTAGGTTGATGTATCTGATCCTCGGGGGTTTCGGAGTATTTGTGTGATGGCACTGATCGCGTTTTGAGTGTGAAATGTTAACTCCTTCTGCTCACGTCTTCTGCCACATCACTATCCCAATCAAATAATCTTGCCTTCACGAACTGCGACTCCAACACGAATGCTCAACGAACGAACAAAGAGATACCgaatgacaactggtcaaacTGCGGGCTGATATGTTGACTCTTTTTGAATATAAATACATGTCCTCACATCTTTTTGCTGTGGTCAAACGAATCACAAAAGCAATCCTCCCATTTTCCTATTAGCGAAAACACAAAGCAGGATATGACGTCAATGAACTCTGCGTCTAAAGAGCATGAGAATCAATCAATAGGAGGAAATAAACAGTACAAGTATACTTTCATGAGAATACTGAATGATAGAATGTatagaatatgtttttttttttttttcacacaatcAAAATGAGTAATGCATACCTTTGACTCTTTTATCTCATAATGCCCTAGCTCTAGAACATGTTCCAACACTCTCTGAAATCACAGTATTTTTCAAGACAAAATCATATCTACAATAATCAGCACTTGTTTTCAACCATAATGAAAAataccccccctcccacccccaccaGCAAGGACGTGTTTCTAAAAATAACATGAGAAGAGAAAGGAACACAAGTTTGCGTTGACTCTGGTGCGGGAATGCGGCGGTCAAACATCCCATCCACACAACCCCTCTAATGGAGCCCATTAGGCCAGAGCTGATGTCTGATAAAGAGAACGATATCACTTCAAAAAACCCAAGGAACAACACATAATCCAAACAAGGTTGCTGTACATAGTAGAACCGGAGATTTCCGTGCATGTTATCCATGGGCGATGGGCGGGGTCGTGGGGGGTCGGGTCGGCGGAGGGGCGGGAGGGGGTGTCAAGGATCTCACTCAGCTGACGAGCCACCACTGATTTCATGAGCTGCAGTAGAGGATTTTTGATTACAATAAGTATCAATAAAAAGTCGATGGGACTCTGAGACATCTTTTCTCTCTCAAGAGCTTCTCActttctcgtttttttttttttagcaaaaataTCATGCAGTCTTTAGTTCCAAAAACCCCAGGCGGGGTCTCGTGTTTGTTcgtttgtttctttctttctttctttcggGCGGAAAAAGAAACTCAAAGCCTTGAAATTCTTCTCTCACAATTATTCTTAAACATTCAAGTCATCCTATTAATACTTTGTACAGCAGAAAGGTCCTTCAGATTTCACacgtgtatatataaatataatatatataaatatgcatataCATATGTTCAActtgtatatgtgtatacatatTTTGGAACTGTATCAAAGCCAATTTAATGTGCTCTCAAAATATGGCCCATGATTCCTAGTGGGATGCACATCAATTCACATAGTACAACCAGTAGATTAGGTTGAAAAATCCAAAGGTGATAGGGAAAATGACCCGGGACCACTTGTCAATGGTGCTAACATCTGACAGGTTTGGGATTTTCAACTTGAGCTTGGAGGAGCGTCGTCGTAGCCGACAGTTGGCCCGGCTCCGCATGGCGCTCCGGTCCAGCGAGTGGTGGCTGAAGCCATCTCGGGGCGCCATGGGCTTCCTGAATTGGACCCCGGAGCTGTCGAAGGACATGACTGAATTCCGAGAGTCACTGACGCTGCTCCCCACGTCAGAAGGCATCACTTCGTTGTTCATCTCCAGTGTGGTGAGGAGGATGTTTCCGTAAGCATCCACCTGCGAGGAGAGGCGAAAGACACAGAGAGTCAGGGGGGGCTGAAATGTCGAGCAGTAGCCCCAAAATTCCCCCAGTAATGAAACTTAATGTTAAGCCCCCCCTCCCGTCCCCAGAGCTGTCAAAATGCAGGGATGATATGGAACGTCAAAATAGTTAACAAAAATTTCTTTACACAGATATATCTATTAGTGACTTTTCACTTGCAAAAACACATCTGACTTTACTGTGAGGGCTGGCCTACAGCTGATATGATTTCTAAATACATGTACCCCAACTTTTCTTTGTTCCTCGAGATACAGATTTCTTCGCTGTGTAAATGACCTGAAGGTGTTGGTTTGAAACGGCACGGAAATGGAGTCCTTGCAATGTGAAAGAAAAATGAAGAGAACATTAAAACGGCTATAAAATTCTGgcaaataagcacattttctcaaaattaCACAATGCATAACACATAAAGTTAACAGTAAACAACTTTTTTGTAAGCATAGCATTTAgttcttcacacacacaaaaaacaggtTGGGCTTCATTCACTCTGTCCACTTCGGCATCTACCAAATCAAATAACCGACGCCTGTGCATTTTGATGTTTTGTCAAGTTTagtttgaaaattaaaatacaagGTAGCagagtgagaatgaatgaagcCTACAGCATAAACATAGACAACAACctaaataagaaatgagaatgtTTACACCACCGTTGAGCCTAGATGAATTCGCTATCTCAATGAAAAGGGCTATGCTCGATTAAAAAGCAGTCAGTGCTTGAGGTAGAAGCAATGGATGATGGTAGGTGAATACGTATTGGGCTATGGTGGCATCAGTATGCATTTGGAAGATTACTTCAGGGAatactgcatgtgtgtctgtggataAAACGGCTATGGCTAGAAAATCTTATGTGCAGAGCCGTTTAGTACTTGAACCCTGACTGACACGGAGAGTAAAAAGAGAGGTAGTAGATGAAGATGCAAACCTGTTCCCTCAGGCGCTTCTCTTCGTATCTTGTGCGCTCGTTGTTGGCTTTGTTCAGCCTCTCATTGATTTTCTTCTGTTGCGCAGGGCCCCGGCCAAAGAACACGTAATTTACAAAGGCATATTCGAGCAGGGccaggaacacaaacacaaaacagccCATGAGGTAGACGTCGATGGCTTTCACATACGGAATCTTTGGGAGAGTCTCCCTAAGGTGGGTGTTAATTGTTGTCATGGTAAGCACCGTTGTCACACCTGAgtacagcagcacacacagacacaaagaagtTATTTAGACATCATCTGACCTATACGCTACTGTAGCTCAGAGATGGAAGAAGTGTTCAGATCATTTAGTAAAAGTCAAAAATACAGCATTAAaagtaaagtcctgcattctAAATTTGTAGgtaaaactacaaaacatatacatttattaacataaaataaaagagcaaaagTGGTCATTAAGCAACAGATTGGCCCCTGTCGGTGTAATattttcattagggctgtcaatcaattaaaatatttaattgtgattaatcgcacgattgtccatagttaatcgtgattattcgcaaattaatcacacatttgttttatccgctcaaaatgtaccttaaaggaagatttgccaagtatttaattcatgggagtgggcaaatatgcttgctttatgcaaatgtatgtatataattattattggaaatcatctaacaacacaaaacaatgacaaatattgtccagaaaccctcacaggtactgcatttagcataaaaaatatgctcagtgtgctgacttgactatgacttgccccaaaactgcatgtgattatcataaagtgggcatctctgtaaaggggagactcatagaacccattttcattcacatatcttgaagtcagaggtcaagggaaccctttgaacatggccatgccagtttttcttcgccaaaatttagcgaaaatttggagcgttatggaGGCTCCTTCGACAAGCTAGTACAatatgattggtaccaatggattctttaggtttttatagtttcaaatgatagcactatcttcactctagctttaaaactgagcctgctgcaaCCTCTGGAAGATCAACAtttcaagttgcgttaaagaaattagtggcgttaaaacaaatttgctttcatgtgttattatcgcgttaactttgacagctctaattgaAATACTACTTATCACTCCACATAGGACATCATATTTGGACAACATGGACATCAGCGTGTTTACTGTCAGTGTTTACACAGCACTAGTTGACTTGAATAAAGTTGACAGTTTCATGTGCCAGTAAATGCAGACAATGCACGCAACAACACTGAACATGTGACATGCTGTTAGTTCCGCTGGGTTTTAACAGGGACAGTTGGAAGTATAATAATGCTGTGGCGGTGGTGGCTGTGTCTTACCCAGGGCCACCCGAGCTGCAGAGGCATCATAATTGATCCAGAAGGAGACCCAGGAGAGGATGGTGATTAAGATGGACGGCATGTACGTCTGCAGGATGAAATATCCAATGTTCCTCTTAATCCTGAAACTCAGCGAAAGCCTTGGATATGAACCTGTAAAAGAGAAAAGGATGGAGTGATCGTTTGGAAAAGAGCAGGGGCAGAgtgaaaacacatcagtgaaaaaaaaaggagacaaggtggaaggggggggggggacgttGGCACAACTTAAGAGTTCCAAAGTCTGCACTTTGACAACGCGCAGGGTAGTCATTTCTCCATTTGTTCAGATGGAGCACTTAATTTCCCCAAAGCGATGGATTCCTTTCCAGGGACAAGTTCGATTCCAATTAAACATGGCAGAAAGTCGCAAACACGGCAGATTTTTCTGCAACCCCCTATCTCAGCAGGCAGCTCCAGCATCCCTCTGAGAATTGTCACAGAGAGCTGCTCTGCTTTTCTTTCGCACTTTCTCTGTCCTCTAAACATTACCAAAAGGGCATTTTAGAGGTGCATAATTGCAACGCATGCCTTTACActaaaagaggaaaggaaatatatacagtacgtgGTTGCAAGGTGGTAATTCCATTGTGCATTTTGCAGGGGAAAATATCAGCGTGGTTGTGCCAAGACATTAATTGGTCTTTTGACTGCACTTTAATTTAAACAACCACAACAATACGATGCTGATGCAAACAGCAATATACACATCAAGGCAGGATCTCTCCGCTTCAGCTATAAGTAGATATTTACGAGGTTGGAAACAATACAAATTGCTCTAAATATAGTTAAATTCCATTCTGTGCGTTCTATCTACAGTTTTATTTCCAATATGTcaccaaagagaaaaaaaggcttCAGATAAGCGTGATGGTTTTAATCTAAAAGGCTATTTGCTATGGGGGGAACACACAATGATGAATGACCTCATCATCTCCAGGTTCCTGTAAATCTTTTAATGAATCAATACCTTAGCATACATACTTCATCAAACCCGAGACAAGTGGCTTAGATCACCCAAGTACATCCCAGATTAATGGCGGCGACAAAAGTTCACGGGTTTCATTAAACTCAAACATGAGAATCACACTTGATTTctacttttgtctttttttggtaGCTGAGGTTAAATAAAATGAGACTTACTGTTACTAACACGTCACTTTTGGTtgctttatttgtctttttcacTTTTGAACTTGTCTAAAGTCTGTGCACCATctctatatactgtagtatgtcAGAGATTAACATATAGAACTGAAAGCATACTGCATGCCATCACCTCACCCTAGTCAGTGATGATTGTCAGTGATTTAAGTCATGATTCTATTAGGACCAGTGATGATGAAATATGTCAGAGAGCATTTACTGGAGCTGTCACGAGTCAAAGTTTGGTACTTCAGttgcactttgtttttttgtttttttgcaagtcAGTGCACATTTTATAAATATGTGGAAATGGCCACCTACAATCTGCTGCACCGAAAAGGAAATTGTCTTCCTGCACGACCCAAATATAATCATATTCCCCGCAGTGACAATGACGTATTTACTGAGGCTCCCACTCACAGAACTCACATTGGCGACACGGATCCAGAGGTGTTCATACAGTATGgaagaatatttttttgtatgcaGTGGACACTCTCCGCCTAATTAGAAGCATTTTTCTACAACAGCCTTACCTGTAGTAAACATGACCTCCCTGGACACCAAGCGGATGTCTACAATGGAAAACTGAGGTAACTCTAACTTGTCGACTCCCGTCACAGCGCTGTCTCCTCCTTGCCAGAAAAATTTGATGTCATCTGTGGTATATCCGTCTGTGTCGAGGTCAGGGCAAATTCAGggtggagagaagagagagggaaattaAACGTGTGGTGAAGAAGCAGTCATTAAAGATAACCATGTTTCTATTTATAGTCTATTCCATGTGTATGGAGAATGAGTGGAGGTTGctttgacaaaacaaacacttattTACAGTAATTCGGAGCTAAGCAACCTCACAACATATTCAGTCttggtatttttatatattgacTTTTGGAGGCCATTGCATTGCAAGAATCTGTGACTACATTCTAAAATGGCTAGTGTCATCTTAATCTTAACCCATcgtaaaaaaggaaaaaatatgtaggcaacgaaactaccaggttaggtttaggcaacaaaacttttctgttaggtttaggcaacaaaactaccggtttaggtttgggcaacaaaactactgagtcaggtttgggcaacaaaactactgagttaggtttGGACAACAAAACTACCGGGTtcggtttgggcaacaaaactactgagttaggtttgggcaacaaaactactgggttaggtttaggcaaaaaaactactgggttagatttgggcaacaaaactaccggGTTAAGTTTGGGCAACAAAAAGACCGGTTTAGGTTTGGGGCAACAAAAAGACCGGTTTAgatttgggcaacaaaactactgagttatgtttgggcaacaaaattactgagttaggtttaggcaacaaaactaccagATTAAGTTTGGGTAACAAATAGAgcgggttaggtttaggcaacgaaatgACTGGGTTGCTgtcggtttaggcaacaacactaccgggttaggtttgggcaacaaaactactggcttaggtttaggcatcaaaactactgggttaggtttagtaaaagtgGTCAGATGTTGGGAGGAGATGGGGTTTAAGGAGAAGTATTTTCTCCAGTAGGACCATGCAAAACCAAAGAcagcagtaaaacaaaaaaaaatcattcagtgGAAAACATTTCTACCTAAGACTTAAATCTGGCCTGCAATCACATGCTCCACTGTCCAGACTCTCGTGGAGCTTTATATCACTGCATGCATTACCTGCTGCATGAATATTTATTAACATGTGTCACTTGGTATGGCGCTCCCACTCATTCTCGACTGGCAGCGCAATTGAAAGTGACCACAGCAGAAGATTTACGTCAATAGGCCAGTATGCATTCACTGCAGAGCAATTCCTCAGTCCGGGAAGTGTTACTACATTTCACATTCTACTACCCCACGTCCAGACCTAGATGGCATTAAACTCACTAAGGGACCAGGATTCATTACCATTAAATCTCCCTCTGAGGTTACAGGGTAAGGAAATGTGACATTGTTCAAGAAATTGAAACAACTGCCTGCCTAATCAATCAAACTGATGTTTAATGTGCATGACTCCCACTAGTGCAGAGAATTCCAGGAGCATAAACAGCAGATATTCTTGCAACTTTTTAAATTGGTGGCATATCCATATTTCATTGCCTGCTGATGTCCCCGAGGGTAAACACTCTGCAGTTTCATCTTGAACAACAGCAACCACAAATATCTGCTGTATTGAGCAAGTGGGTTGATTGATGGAGTGGTCGATGAAAATGATCAAGcaaatacaatttttaattACACCACTAGCACATTTTTCTCCTGGATATTGATTTATCTAAATTAAAgcatttggagaaaaaaaagacatgaaatgtCAATAAAATTATATTGTGTGATATCATGTGAAGACTGATATTTTATCTTAATTTCATCCTTATGTATGTACCTGTTCAACAATGACTTCTCAGATATACATGCAGAACATTCCTTTTAAGAGTCAAGCTACCAGTTCACGAGCACGATACGCATcttttttaattcaattatGATCTTAAAGGGTTACTCCGCCGATTTTACATATAAAGGCCATTTCACCAGTCATGGGGAGTACTACTCAACCCCTGAAAAGAGTTGGATCATAACTGCTGTGGgtcgatttttttttaaaatacagaaCAAATCTGGAACAgaattgacccttcgctaagtcTCACCCCTCGAACGCAGACTAGCCAATCATAGCATAGCATCAGCCAGCTCTGACCAGGGTCCGACAATTAACCGGCTCTGCTCCATAGACTCTCATGCAATCGTTTCAGATTTTCTTaattttcaggctggttttgtgAATTTCGAGCTAGTCATGGTTAAACATTGTGCTTGGTGCACAAGTAATAGTGATCGTTACTCGAAGAGGTTGGAAAGAGATATACGTTTCTAAAATGGTTTACGGCTTTTAGCTGGTATCACGTGTAGTTGTCCAGCAGATTAAATGATCAATGGCCAAAATGTCCATTGGGAAAtatgccaaataaataaatgaattgattAACAGCATATGAAATAGCTTAATATTGTAAGATATGTTGCCAAGGCAACTAATCCAGTACAATTTAAGTTACTGTATCTGAGGACAAACTATTAGATACTATCTTATTGAAGCAAACATCTGGATATCTACATACTGACCACATCCTTAATGAATCATTCCTGATTAACCAGGTGCTAAATGACACATAACCAATAAGTAATCATTACTTCCTTGTTACTTACATATTAGTTACTAGTTATGTGTTCCATATGCAAATATTCATTGAAATTATTATTGTGGATGTGATGGGTGAAACTTATGTAATTTAGGGGCTCATATTGAAGGTGAAGTAAGGTCCCCAATATTTATGTTATCATTTTGCCTTGACCACTCAAAGACCCAGTGGTGGCCCTGTCCATCTGTCATACTGAAGGAATAGTAATCAATGCACATCATCAAGTACTATGATTCCTTCACTATTTCTCAAGGCAAGACGTCAACTGCAGAGGTCAAACGTATGAAAAATGGCACGCATTGGCAAAGACGTCAAATATTTCACTAATGGCACCGCTAAatcatttcacacaaatgtatttACCACAAAAATTTCACTTAATTACATGTCATTTTCAGAGGTGAGGATTTTAAGATCAGTACAAACAGCTTTCTGGCAGTCATGCTTTATTGCGTTTTTGAAGGCTGCTGTAAGTTCAGCGTAAAGATCTCTGTCATGAGAGACAAATACTCACAGCTTTCAATTTCCAGGGTGCAGTTTTGTTCATCCAGAGGGTACCTCCTCAAGTCCATCATGCAAGCAGCAGTGGTGGTTATTCTAAGAAAAGCAGACAGAGATTTAGGTGATATCACAAAGACGTGGATACACAAGAACACAGACAAATGTGTGTAATGTTTTCCCACAAATGAAGGAAAAGAGGGAGGTCATGGTGTGTGACAGATTAACTTTAATATGTTGCACAATATGATGAACCACCAGTGTGTCTGGCACTTACTCAAGTTGCACTTTCAGAGTAATTATTTTGTGGCTGTTTGTTGAAAACATGAAAGCACTGCAGCAGTTCAATAATTCACGCCAAGCTTTTAAACTTATATTACTGAGAAGACATTTTTCCAATATCGCATGCATCTTAGTGGGTTTCAATGTGTAGCACATTCGTGGTTCAGGGTCGTGGGAGCTGCAGACTCTGCCTGTGTACATGTGGCAAACCATTGCTCTCTTGTATTAGAAGagatagtttgtttttttgcggGGAATTTTCCACagtatttttcttccttttccagAGACTCTTAAATATGATTTATTCTTCATGTTTCTGTGAGTAGTCTGGAGAAGTATTTCCCTTTATATGGATCGCTAACTGCTCAGCATCTGCGATTTTGTCAATGCAGGTTATTTATTGCTAGTTCCAAGATATGCATTTCTGCAAGGTGGCTTTAGAAAATATGTATGCATAGCAGtttattaatatcaataaatcCAGTCGcccaggaagaaaaaaaaaacagctttggcTACAAATTACACATGTAGGGGTCTTTGGCATTTAACTGAAATATTTACCGGTGCAGCACATTTTAGTAATTACATTTCTGCTGTTCATACCAGCTGCTATGTGTTCATCATACTAGCTTTCATTCGCTTACTGCCCTCCTGTgtaaatgaaatagaaaaattaATTTTCAGCTCATCATCTCGGTGTCAGGAGCCACCAGCTCGTTCCCCCAGTGGCTCCTGACACAGAGCATGATGAGAGTAATGTGAAGTTTTACCCTTTAAAACACGTTTCGCATTTTTGGATACATTATCAATCATGTTTAAGTCAAAGCCACCTATTGCTGCTACAGCGTGTGGTTTTACATTGACGCTGTAGAAGAAAATGTGCACCACCATCTACAGTACATAGAATTAGTATTACAGTAGATAATAAGCTGTTTGCATTGGAAATATATTGCTTGAACACAGAGTTTGTAAATTGGTCATGGTGGGGTGAACAGAGTGCTGTCGGCGGGTAATTGGAAAACAAAATATGTTCTGTTAAAGCTGATTGGGCCAGATTAACACAAGCATGTGGGGCCTCTGGCTCCATGATAGCAGGAGGCACCAGAAgggtaaagaaaataatacataaacaaatTGTGTGacaggtatatatttattattcacaATGACACTGAGCTGCATTCTGCTGCACAAGCATTAAGCTGcattctgctctgctctactgtACCGTACCTCCCTGCTGCCTTGCAGTGCTCCTCTGCTCTGAGTATACAGCAGGGCTACAACTGACACACACTGGGAGGAGATAGCATCATGCCTAATTACATTAATACCAAAGGTCACTTGCAATCATGATTTTTCCAGACAAaaagttgaagaaaaaaaagctcttttCCATAATGTTTCTCTTCGGAGCGGTGGACGTCGGTGTGAATAAACGGCTATGTTACTAGCTACTATAcatagaggggaaaaaaaagaaaacagaaatcttTAATGTGAAATAACCAAAATTGTTTGGCACTGAATCCAAATGTAATGATCCTATCATTCAGAGTAAGAAGCCGATGAGAACGTTTTTAGGCCAGGGGCTTTAAAGAGGACcaattatgcttattttcaggtttatatttgtattttgggtttctactagaacatgtttacatgatttaatgttaaagaaaaagctttatttttctcataccggctcaTTTCTCTCATACGagtctgctgtgattggtcagctggcccactctgttgtgactggtcaaccgaaccaaactcttcagactccgctccagctctgctttaactagctttgtttgagggcgtgccaaactagccgctaggcaggtattatgcaaatttattacatgactttgttgaatactcagtTCTGATCggtcaatcacagcattctacagtctgttatgtctttatagcagaccgttgctatgtttaacagaccgttgctatggacacagttcttCAAAACAAtaacccgctagctgtacattatcccgcttattacacggctacttacttaagaaatcaatcatttcacacaaaaatggtccgccagagtccgacatcagaatatacatagtaacggtctgctataaagacataacagactgtagaacgcagtgactgaccaatcagaactgagtattcaacaaagccatgtaacaTCACCcaatacagaagaaaaggcgggacttctaGCGAGGCATTTCAGACAATTcagaagcagtgtttctgtgggggagagtaaatccctttggcgtggactttgggctt
This portion of the Sebastes umbrosus isolate fSebUmb1 chromosome 17, fSebUmb1.pri, whole genome shotgun sequence genome encodes:
- the gabrb4 gene encoding gamma-aminobutyric acid receptor subunit beta-4 isoform X1, producing MLGRQEDKLCGIFSALTALSFFCFAQSSSTGSTGMSVAKATVDKLLKGYDIRLRPDFGGPPVTVGMSINIASIDSISEVNMDYTITMYFQQSWQDKRLAYNEMKLNLTLDNRVADQLWLPDTYFLNDKKSFLHGVTVKNRMIRLHPDGTVLYGLRITTTAACMMDLRRYPLDEQNCTLEIESYGYTTDDIKFFWQGGDSAVTGVDKLELPQFSIVDIRLVSREVMFTTGSYPRLSLSFRIKRNIGYFILQTYMPSILITILSWVSFWINYDASAARVALGVTTVLTMTTINTHLRETLPKIPYVKAIDVYLMGCFVFVFLALLEYAFVNYVFFGRGPAQQKKINERLNKANNERTRYEEKRLREQDSISVPFQTNTFRSFTQRRNLYLEEQRKVGVDAYGNILLTTLEMNNEVMPSDVGSSVSDSRNSVMSFDSSGVQFRKPMAPRDGFSHHSLDRSAMRSRANCRLRRRSSKLKLKIPNLSDVSTIDKWSRVIFPITFGFFNLIYWLYYVN
- the gabrb4 gene encoding gamma-aminobutyric acid receptor subunit beta-4 isoform X2, with translation MLGRQEDKLCGIFSALTALSFFCFAQSSSTGSTGMSVAKATVDKLLKGYDIRLRPDFGGPPVTVGMSINIASIDSISEVNMDYTITMYFQQSWQDKRLAYNEMKLNLTLDNRVADQLWLPDTYFLNDKKSFLHGVTVKNRMIRLHPDGTVLYGLRITTTAACMMDLRRYPLDEQNCTLEIESYGYTTDDIKFFWQGGDSAVTGVDKLELPQFSIVDIRLVSREVMFTTGSYPRLSLSFRIKRNIGYFILQTYMPSILITILSWVSFWINYDASAARVALGVTTVLTMTTINTHLRETLPKIPYVKAIDVYLMGCFVFVFLALLEYAFVNYVFFGRGPAQQKKINERLNKANNERTRYEEKRLREQVDAYGNILLTTLEMNNEVMPSDVGSSVSDSRNSVMSFDSSGVQFRKPMAPRDGFSHHSLDRSAMRSRANCRLRRRSSKLKLKIPNLSDVSTIDKWSRVIFPITFGFFNLIYWLYYVN